Genomic DNA from Candidatus Omnitrophota bacterium:
GACGGATCGTAATTTACGGCTAAGCCGGGTTGCCTGGAGTTTTCCCTCTTTGCTTAAAGGCACATCGATCCTGCCGCAGTATATCCCTTTTTGGTTCCATTCGGTTATTCCGTGCCTGATCAAATATAGCGTGGTCGGCATTATTTTTCCCCCGGTACTAATACCACATTGGGTTTTTGGGTTATCGGATTACTGTTGACCAGGACCAGGGTCTTGTATACCGACTCGATATTCTGGTAAGTAAGCACTTCTTCCGGAGTCCCTTGTTTAAATACCGCGCCTTCATTGATCAGGGCAATGCGGTTGCAGTAAGCGCTGGCCAGGTTAAGGTCGTGCAAGACCATAACGATGGTCAGATTATTATTGCGGTTTAATTTCTTCAACAGGTCCATCGCCTGTATCTGGTGTCCGATATCCAAATGCGATGTGGGCTCGTCCAGGAACAATAATACCGGCTCCTGCGCTAATGCCCGGGCAATGACCACCCGCTGTCGCTCGCCGGCGCTTAATTCATCGATGGATTTTTGTTTGAGCCCCCGGGTATCGGTTATCTCCAGGGCCGCCTCGGCTATCTTTATATCTTTCTTTGTCTCAAATTGCAGCCTCTTCAGGTGCGGGATCCTGCCCATCAGGACCATTTCTAATACTGAAAATGAAAAATCCGTGGGGATATCCTGGGATACAAACGCCACGTTGCGGCAGAATTCTTTTAGGTCCATCTGGAAAATATTCCGGCCTTTGAAATATATCTCACCTTTTGCCGGCGTAAGCACGCGGGTAGCCAGGCGTAAAAGCGTGGTTTTGCCTGAGCCGTTCGGGCCGATAAGTCCGAGGAAATCGCCTGGGCGCGCTTCCAGCGACACGGATTTGATAACCTCCTCATGGTGGTAACCGGCGCTTACATTGTCTATTCTTAACAAGGCGTCCATCAAATCTTTTTCCCTCTTTTTAAGAGTATAATGAATAGCGGCGCTCCGATCATTGCAGTGATCACGCCTATCGGTATTTCCACCGGCGAAAACAGCGTCCG
This window encodes:
- a CDS encoding ABC transporter ATP-binding protein yields the protein MDALLRIDNVSAGYHHEEVIKSVSLEARPGDFLGLIGPNGSGKTTLLRLATRVLTPAKGEIYFKGRNIFQMDLKEFCRNVAFVSQDIPTDFSFSVLEMVLMGRIPHLKRLQFETKKDIKIAEAALEITDTRGLKQKSIDELSAGERQRVVIARALAQEPVLLFLDEPTSHLDIGHQIQAMDLLKKLNRNNNLTIVMVLHDLNLASAYCNRIALINEGAVFKQGTPEEVLTYQNIESVYKTLVLVNSNPITQKPNVVLVPGEK